The Primulina tabacum isolate GXHZ01 chromosome 7, ASM2559414v2, whole genome shotgun sequence genome includes a window with the following:
- the LOC142550693 gene encoding uncharacterized protein LOC142550693 produces MQMMGVAWRRWRTEVKATSYDSNIPLEELVSIRPIPHGLATEVWERLCAYWKATEKSSKINRENGKNKKGTHAQGRTSIPSLEDKFLKENGRKPTRIEIMHLSRRSKKKGGAPVDAEAIRYENLLDEAVQTRLQDMAEGTQAIEVHEDAFRSELKVLFRSYHGIGKNDAADAKVTEEEKIRMGTRM; encoded by the exons ATGCAAATGATGGGGGTTGCATGGAGGCGATGGAGAACCGAAGTTAAAGCTACATCTTATGACTCTAATATCCCATTAGAGGAGCTTGTGTCCATTCGCCCTATTCCTCATGGGTTGGCTACAGAAGTTTGGGAAAGATTATGTGCGTACTGGAAGGCTACTGAG aaaaGTTCTAAAATAAATcgagaaaatggaaaaaataaaaaaggaacTCATGCACAGGGACGAACGAGTATCCCTTCTCTGGAAGACAAATTT TTGAAAGAGAATGGTAGGAAGCCGACTCGCATCGAAATAATGCATTTGAGTCGGAGAAGTAAAAAGAAAGGAGGTGCTCCAGTTGATGCTGAAGCCATACGCTATGAG AATTTGTTGGATGAGGCTGTTCAAACTCGCTTACAAGACATGGCTGAGGGGACACAAGCAATAGAAGTGCACGAGGATGCATTTCG GTCGGAACTCAAGGTTCTTTTTCGAAGTTATCACGGAATTGGAAAGAATGACGCGGCTGACGCCAAGGTAACAGAGGAAGAAAAAATTCGGATGGGCACTCGGATGTAG